The following DNA comes from Candidatus Hydrogenedentota bacterium.
ATAGATTTAGGATGAACTGCGAGCGATTTAAAAATAAATATTATAGATTTTTTTATAGTCTATGTGGAGCAACAACTGCGTTCATTGTCTTCTATCTACTATCGTCATTCGATATTCTACGTTCCTTTGTTTTCGCGACCTCTATGTTTATAGCCTCTCTTTTAATAACTACTGCTTTTTCTCTTTATAAGCCACGAAGTTTATAAAACAACAGGCGAAAGATCTATAGTAGTTTTTATTTGTACTGTAAACAAAATGAAAAGCATGTTGTCTCAAAATTCTTAGTCATTAACGCGTCTAATCTTTTTAATTCCCGATGCAATCGTCTTTATTTCGAAGCCAATTCTTGCAATTGCGCCCCGTATGATTTCCCTCCCTTGTTCTGCCTCTCAGATTCTGACAACGATAGTGCTACGGTGACCCCGGTTTTGGGAATTCCTATTTTCGGTACACCAGGTGTCAAAGAGGATTGGAAAGTAACGAAGAATTGAACCATGGTATCTTGAAAAAAGGTTGTTGTTTGACTTTTACACGACGAAGCGCCGGACCCGGTAAACTCGGAGGTTGCATGAAGATTTATTGTCATAAGTAATGACGCGAGAAAGAGGTTCATGGAATGGGTGAGGTGCGCAACGGTCGGCTAGGCTAGGGTCGCCTGTGATACACTTAGGAAATAGAGATCGAATTTTTTTTGTATAAGAAAAAGATAAAGTTGCTGGAGACCACAATGAATAAACAATGTATCCATGTTGAAGGAGCACCGCCGGCAGCGGGTCCTTATTCTCATGCTGTACGGGTTGGCGAGTTTTTATTTATTTCAGGTACGGGGCCCTTGGCAGCCGATGGCAGCGATATCGTTCATGGCACGGTTGAGGAGGAAAGCGCGCGAACACTGGAGAATTTGAAGACAGTGCTCGTGGGCGTTGGGCTGGATCTCGAGCATGTTGTTAAGACGACCGTGTACTTGTCTGACATGCGTAACTTTCAGGTATTCAATAACGTTTATAAAACATACTTTACTGAAAATTTTCCCGCACGCACTTGCGTAGAAGTTGGAAGCTTACCGTTGGGTATGCGCATGGAAATTGAGGCTATAGCCTATTACCCCCAAGGACTGCCATGATTCGACATGCTACAGGACTTTTGATAGTCTTTTTATCCCTTGTTTCTTTTCCCCATCTACATCTTGCCGCACAAGACGTCAATTCTTCGGAATACAACAATCAAGGTGTGGAGGCCTATAATACCGGCGATTATTCAAAAGCCATTTCCCTTTTGGAAAAAGCCTATGCGCTGGCACCGGACAGCGATGTGGTGCGTCATAATCTGCGTAACAGCTATCAGGGCATGGCCAATACTTATGGTGAAGAAAAAGATTTTCGTAAAGCTATCCCGTATCTTGATCGTGCCGTAAAAATTGATCCTAACCACGCGCCATTAAGAACACAATTGGGTACCTACCATCTGAATGTGGGCGATGTCAACGCCGGTATTTACCATATCGAGGAAGCGATCCGGCTGAATCCCGGCGACCTCACAGCCCATGAGATGCTCGGTCAAGCATATTATATGGACAATGATTTGGCTTCAGCACGGGTGCATTGGGACTATGTGCTTGAAATAGATCCCGATCGGAAGGAATTGAAAAAGCGATACGATAAAGCCTTTCGCGAGGAATCGGTCGAATATGATTTTAACCGTTGGAAATCACGTCATTTTAGCATCACCTATCCGCCCGGGATTACGCCTGCGCTGCGCTCTTCCGTCGCCTCTATTTTGGATCGTGCCTATGTCGATATAGGGCGGCTCCTTGGCGGTATTTACCCGGCGCCTCCTATTTATGTTGTCTTGTATACGGCGGAGCAGTTTACGGAGGCGACTCGTTTAGACGGACATATTGGCGCTGTCTATGACGGAAAAATTAGAAGTCCCCTGACCAACGGGGACGGCGATTGGCTGCCTCAAGAAGAATTAAAACGCAGACTGGTGCATGAATACATTCACGTTGTGGTCCGTAATATTACAGGCGACAAAATACCGTGGTGGCTCAACGAGGGATTGGCCGAGGCATTATCCCGCAACTTTGAGAGTAACGATGTGGCGAGGCTGAAGGAAAATTATGCTACCGGCGCCGTCTATTCTTTCTCGCAATTGAGCGGCAATCAAGTATCCGCCAAACAGCCGGAAGCATTGCGCAATGCCTACCTCCAGTCTCATGCCGCAGTTGATTTATTATGGAATCGTTTTGGCCGCCCCAAGATGCTTTCGCTTCTTCGTGCTTTAGGCTCCGGCACAAAAATTGATGAAGCCTTCCAACTAACCTATCGCCGGACATTGGAAGATTTTGAATGGGAATTGGCGGCTCAATATCAGTAGGCTAGTTCTTATCCAAGGGAGTCATGCCTAGATGAATACTCTCTTGAGCATGCAGCCCGGTCTCATCGATTTTCAAAAAGCGAAACACGCCATCCACCGCGGCCGGTGTAATGATGATTCGTGTTTGTCCCCATGGGATACCATCCCGTTCCTCTGCTTCGCGGTGCACATGACCACACAAAAGATAATCCAGCGGATCATCGACGAAAAGGGTTATTTGTGAGCGTAGGCCCATAGAAACATCATAGCGATGGGTGATGCCTATGCTCCATCTCGTGGGTCGGATTTGTCTCCGATAGTAATACAAGAAATTATCTTGTCCGGAAAATTCACTTGCGATCAGGTAGTCTTTCGTATCAAAAGAGAGATAACCATCTTTGCCAAAGGTGAAGGCGTAAGTCAGGGGACCGAAAAAAAGTTCATAATAATTTTTGCCGCGATCGTGGTTGCCCGGAAGAACAAAAGTTGGAGTATCGCACAAATCCATGATCTCCAAGAATTGGCGAAATTGATCGGGATCGGAACTTTCAGAGAGGTCGCCTGTAATGAGTGTTAAGATTGCGTCAGAGGCATTGATTTCATTTACAATCGCTGTAAAGGTGTCTACCCCTTTGCTGGGACTCCGTTCTTTGCCAATGTGCACGTCCGTCACATGGGCGGCAAGATAGTTGTCGGGTACTTCTTCAATCACATAAACAGCCCGCTTGTTGATATCCACCTGATCTCCATGCCGTGCTTCGAGAGCATAGACTCCGAGCGGCACAGATTCATCGATTGTACATGCTGCGGAATAGTCGCCGCCGGGCAGGCGCGTCCACACCGCTTCAAGGGGGATGCTTTCAGTGTCCTTCGATAAGGAGAGGGCAGCTTCATTTTGAAGGACGGCGTTAAAAGTACCGCTGCGCTCAATAACGGAGGGGATGCCATTGTTCGGAAGTTGGATCAAAGCCAGCAGACCATTTTCATCCCGAGCGAAAGCAGCACTATTCATTAAACTTAGAAGAACCAAGATTAGCACGTAATGTAGACAACGATTCATTTTGCTGTAGTTTCCATTTCTTTTGTTTTCGGTTGCCAAACAGGGGACAGCGCGGCATGGGCAGCTTCTGTGAGTTGCTTCAGCTGGCTGCCATCAGGTCGAATACGATACAACTGCGGGACGCCGTCCATGTCTGACACAAAGACAATCCATTTACCGTCGGGCGACCAATCCGCCGCCCAACAGTTGTATGCGGTGTCAACTATAAGCGGCGAAATATTTCCCGTGTTCACTAAGAGGCTATACAAACCGCAACGCCCGTTGCGGAAGGACTCAAAAATAATCCAATTGTTGTCGGGCGACCAGACGGGGTTCCAATCGGCGGCCGGATGATTACTGACATTGATGATGCCGCGACGGCCTAGGACAAAGATTTCTCGATCGCCGCCTTCGTTGGATTCAAAAGCGATTTGGCGCGCCTTATGATCAGGACGGAGACCATACTTTACGAAGCGGCTGCTGTCGGTTGTTAACAAGGGCAGCAAGGGCAAGGAATAGGAGGGCGTCACAACATACAATTCTGTAGATAAAGGAGGCGTGTCGGTAGAAACGCCGATGGCTGTTAAGACGCCGGTTTTTTCCGCTTCATCGCGTAATTTGAGTAAGCCAGCTGTCTTCACATCTTCAAGATCTTCGGGGTTCAGTGCTTGCATGAGGTCTGTTGATGCAAGCCACGCAACAGAAACGAAACCTTGTTGATCGCCTCCCCAAGTCGATTCCTGAGCTGTCTCGAAATCGTAAACTTGAATTAAAGGGAAAGGATTGGAATCGGTGTAAGAGATATAGGCCAAGCGTTTCCCATCGGCAGACCATGCGGGGTCCGTGTTGACCGGGTATTGATGAGTCAAGGCTTCATCGGGGATGTCTTCACGAGGATAGGCTAATCGGATGCATACACCGTCAGCATTTCTGCTTTGGTAGGCAACACATCGGCCATCGGGAGACCACGCGGGAAAGGCGTCCAACGCACTCTCACCGATGTATTCGCTTTGTCCTGTTGAGACATCGACAATGGAAAGTTGGCTGTAATTTTGTGTTCCACCGGCAATATAGGCAACCAAGCCTGTTTGTCCAAGACCTACCTGAGAACATAACAACAATAAACTCAAAACCATTTTAAGATACCTTCGTTCTAAAATTTTCGATGGTCACAGGCAACATAGAATCGAGGACAGGGATGGTTGTCTTTCCGCGCCAAGGATGGACCGGAAAAGATCAACCGCAATGCCCAGACATTTGATCCTGCTTATTTGCCGTGAAAAAAATAACTGTGCTTCACCAACTATTATAAAGATATGTGATGGAATACACAATATCATGTTTACGTACTTTCATTTTCTTTTGAAATTATCGGCGCAGAAAAAACAAGGATCGGAAAAGTTTTTATCACCCACCCGAATAAGGTATTCTCTTGACAACTCCTTTCATTATTTTTTAAAGTGGTACTCAAGAACAAAAAAAATCTAAGCGATCGACGCGAAGAAAGAGCTTTTTAGCATCATCCCTTTTCTTTTGTAAAAGTCTCCGAGGCGACAATAAAAAAGTGTTTCGTGCAAAGAGTTGCACGATTGAAGAGAAAATATTGATCTGTCATTCCTTAGATTTTAACGTTTGTTTGAACAGAATTCACGGGTCATAAAATCTATTTTTGATTGTATGACCTTGATTTTACTATGCTTTACCTAGTCTTTGATTGCTCCTTGACTTGACTTTTAGAAAATAGTTGAAATTAATACTTGACATCTGAATTAATATTTACTACAATATTTGTCAAGAGTTTACTTCAAGCCGAATGTGGCGGAAGATTAAAACTATCATACGGCTTGGAAAGGTTATAATGACCCAGGTAGTGGAAATGGTATATTTAAATTCTCTGCGTGAAGCATGAAGGTATGGTTATGCCCGGTAAATGGTCTGGCCTGAAAAAAAGAGTTGTTCTTGACATCGGCACCAGCGCAGTGCGTTTGTGCGAGATGGCCAAGGTAAAAGGCAGCTTGCAGGTCACGAAATACATCCAACGCGAATATAATTCCGATCCCGGCCTGGAAGAGGCGGCCCGCAACGAGCAGCGTCTTAAGGCGCTGCGTGAAGTGCTCAAGGAAGGAAAGGTTCGCAAGGGGAAAGTAATTCTCGGTGTTCCCGGGCAATCTGTCTTTACTCGCTGCCGAACCTTACCACCTGTTCCCGAATACAAAGTCAACCAAATCGTACGTTACGAAATTCAACAACAAATCCCCTTTGGTTTAGATCAGATTGCGCTGGACTACCAACTGCTGGGACAAACTGAAACAGGCGGATTTGATGTGATGATGGCGGCGATCAAAGTTGACGTCGTCGATAAATACCTCGAAATTCTGAAGCCCCTCAAGTACGGTGTCGGTGTGGTAGACGTTCAACCCTTGGCCGCTTATAACTGGTTGAAGCATACGGGTCAGTTCGGTGACAAAGGGGATTGCGTCGCTTTAATCGATATAGGCGCAACGACCACG
Coding sequences within:
- a CDS encoding reactive intermediate/imine deaminase (has endoribonuclease activity on mRNA), which produces MNKQCIHVEGAPPAAGPYSHAVRVGEFLFISGTGPLAADGSDIVHGTVEEESARTLENLKTVLVGVGLDLEHVVKTTVYLSDMRNFQVFNNVYKTYFTENFPARTCVEVGSLPLGMRMEIEAIAYYPQGLP
- a CDS encoding tetratricopeptide repeat protein, with amino-acid sequence MIRHATGLLIVFLSLVSFPHLHLAAQDVNSSEYNNQGVEAYNTGDYSKAISLLEKAYALAPDSDVVRHNLRNSYQGMANTYGEEKDFRKAIPYLDRAVKIDPNHAPLRTQLGTYHLNVGDVNAGIYHIEEAIRLNPGDLTAHEMLGQAYYMDNDLASARVHWDYVLEIDPDRKELKKRYDKAFREESVEYDFNRWKSRHFSITYPPGITPALRSSVASILDRAYVDIGRLLGGIYPAPPIYVVLYTAEQFTEATRLDGHIGAVYDGKIRSPLTNGDGDWLPQEELKRRLVHEYIHVVVRNITGDKIPWWLNEGLAEALSRNFESNDVARLKENYATGAVYSFSQLSGNQVSAKQPEALRNAYLQSHAAVDLLWNRFGRPKMLSLLRALGSGTKIDEAFQLTYRRTLEDFEWELAAQYQ